The following are encoded in a window of Bacillus sp. SORGH_AS_0510 genomic DNA:
- a CDS encoding DHH family phosphoesterase, translating into MPAFLEKRSIRYPFYGLVGVTVVLLIILFLYNWILSVAGLLLMFFPLYYMFVIEHRQRKEMEEYISTLSYRVKKVGEEALMEMPIGIMLINEEYFVEWTNPFLASCFDEETLVGRSLYDVADTLIPLLKQEVETEIITLHDRKFRVIHKREERLLYFFDVTEQKEIEKKYQDDRTVIAIIFLDNYDDLTQGMDDQMRGSINNLVTSILNKWAQDNGIFLKRISSERFIAVFSEGILHSLEKGKFTILDEVREMTSKQNVSFTLSIGVGTGVSSLPELGALAQSSLDLALGRGGDQVAIKLPNGKVKFFGGKTNPVEKRTRVRARVISHALRDLITASDKVIVMGHKNPDMDSIGSSIGIYKVAQMNQKEAYIVVNTMEMDNGVKRLMNEIRQNEQLYSHFIGPEQALEIATDKTLLVIVDTHKPALVMEERLLNKIDNVVVIDHHRRGEDFIANPLLVYMEPYASSTAELVTEFLEYQPKRGKIEMIEATALLAGIIVDTKSFSLRTGSRTFDAASYLRAHGADTILVQKLLKEDVDTYIKRARLIESVTFYREGVAIAKGNENELNDQVIIAQAADTLLTMDGVLASFVISKRSEGVIGISARSLGNINVQVIMESLKGGGHLTNAATQLSGLTIKETEDKLKLAIDEYFEGVKKE; encoded by the coding sequence TTGCCTGCATTTTTAGAAAAGCGGTCAATACGATACCCCTTTTATGGGTTAGTTGGCGTAACAGTGGTACTGCTCATTATCCTGTTTTTATATAACTGGATATTAAGTGTAGCCGGGCTATTATTAATGTTTTTTCCTCTCTACTATATGTTTGTCATTGAGCACCGCCAACGAAAGGAAATGGAAGAATACATTTCCACGCTTTCCTACCGGGTCAAAAAGGTTGGCGAAGAAGCGCTTATGGAAATGCCAATTGGGATTATGCTCATCAATGAGGAGTACTTTGTCGAGTGGACAAATCCTTTTTTGGCCTCATGCTTTGATGAAGAGACATTAGTTGGAAGATCTCTTTATGATGTGGCAGATACGCTCATTCCGTTGTTAAAACAGGAAGTGGAAACGGAAATTATTACTCTTCATGACCGGAAGTTCCGTGTTATACATAAACGTGAAGAGCGGCTTTTATACTTTTTTGATGTAACTGAACAAAAGGAAATTGAGAAGAAGTACCAGGATGACCGCACCGTTATTGCAATTATTTTCTTAGATAATTATGATGATTTGACGCAGGGTATGGATGATCAAATGCGCGGGAGTATTAACAATCTCGTGACATCTATCCTGAATAAATGGGCTCAGGATAATGGAATTTTCCTGAAGCGGATTTCTTCAGAACGATTTATTGCTGTTTTTAGTGAAGGCATCCTCCACTCTCTTGAGAAAGGGAAGTTCACGATTCTTGATGAAGTGAGAGAAATGACATCTAAGCAAAATGTCTCTTTTACATTAAGTATTGGTGTTGGGACAGGTGTTTCCTCCTTGCCTGAATTGGGAGCGCTAGCACAATCCAGTCTGGATTTAGCCCTAGGCAGAGGTGGCGATCAGGTTGCTATTAAACTGCCAAATGGAAAAGTGAAATTCTTTGGTGGGAAAACTAATCCTGTGGAAAAGCGGACAAGAGTAAGAGCACGAGTGATTTCACACGCTCTGAGGGATTTAATTACCGCTAGTGATAAAGTCATTGTCATGGGCCATAAAAACCCTGATATGGACTCAATCGGTTCAAGTATTGGTATCTATAAAGTAGCACAAATGAATCAAAAAGAGGCCTACATTGTTGTGAATACTATGGAAATGGACAACGGTGTAAAAAGGCTAATGAATGAAATTCGCCAAAATGAGCAGCTATACTCGCATTTTATCGGTCCAGAACAGGCTTTAGAAATAGCGACAGACAAAACCCTTTTGGTGATTGTTGATACGCATAAGCCTGCCTTGGTAATGGAAGAACGACTGTTAAATAAAATCGACAATGTGGTAGTTATTGACCATCATCGTCGTGGGGAAGATTTTATCGCCAACCCATTGCTTGTCTACATGGAGCCATATGCCTCCTCCACTGCCGAGCTTGTAACGGAATTTTTGGAATATCAGCCGAAACGCGGTAAAATTGAGATGATTGAAGCCACTGCATTATTGGCTGGGATCATTGTCGATACCAAAAGTTTCTCCTTACGTACAGGCTCTAGAACGTTTGATGCGGCCTCTTACTTACGGGCACATGGGGCAGATACCATTCTTGTCCAAAAGTTATTAAAAGAAGATGTAGATACATATATCAAGCGGGCAAGGCTAATTGAATCTGTTACCTTTTACCGTGAGGGTGTAGCCATTGCAAAGGGAAATGAAAATGAGTTAAATGATCAAGTCATTATCGCTCAAGCAGCAGATACTTTATTAACCATGGATGGGGTTCTTGCCTCTTTTGTCATTTCCAAGCGGAGCGAAGGTGTCATTGGAATCAGTGCCCGGTCACTTGGAAACATCAATGTCCAAGTGATTATGGAGAGCCTGAAAGGCGGCGGTCACCTTACGAATGCTGCGACCCAGCTTAGCGGTCTAACGATAAAAGAAACAGAAGACAAATTAAAGCTGGCTATTGATGAATACTTTGAAGGAGTGAAGAAAGAATGA
- the ychF gene encoding redox-regulated ATPase YchF, with the protein MALTAGIVGLPNVGKSTLFNAITQAGAESANYPFCTIDPNVGIVEVPDHRLQKLTELVQPKKTVPTAFEFTDIAGIVKGASKGEGLGNKFLSHIRQVDAICQVVRCFADENITHVSGKVDPIDDIEVINLELILADMESVEKRISRVEKLAKQKDKDAAAEFEVLAMLRDAFEAEKPARTVDFTEEQMKLVKGLHLLTIKPVLYVANVSEDDIADPSENEYVQKVREYAAADNAEVIVVCAKIEEEIAELEGDEKAMFLSELGIEESGLDQLIRAAYNLLGLATYFTAGVQEVRAWTFRKGMKAPQCAGVIHSDFERGFIRAETVSYDDLLAAGSHNAAKEAGKVRLEGKEYEVKDGDVIHFRFNV; encoded by the coding sequence ATGGCTTTAACAGCTGGTATCGTAGGTTTACCGAACGTTGGTAAGTCTACTTTATTTAACGCAATTACACAGGCAGGAGCGGAATCTGCAAACTATCCTTTCTGTACGATTGATCCAAACGTAGGGATTGTAGAAGTACCTGACCATCGTTTACAAAAACTAACGGAGCTTGTTCAACCTAAGAAAACTGTTCCAACAGCATTTGAATTTACTGATATTGCCGGGATTGTGAAAGGTGCTAGTAAAGGTGAAGGACTAGGAAACAAGTTTCTTTCACACATTCGTCAAGTAGACGCGATTTGCCAAGTGGTTCGCTGCTTTGCGGATGAAAACATTACACACGTTTCTGGAAAAGTAGATCCAATTGATGATATCGAAGTTATTAACCTTGAATTAATTCTTGCGGATATGGAATCCGTAGAAAAGCGTATTAGCCGTGTGGAAAAATTAGCTAAGCAAAAAGATAAGGATGCAGCAGCAGAATTTGAAGTCCTTGCGATGCTTCGTGATGCGTTTGAAGCAGAAAAACCAGCTCGTACAGTTGATTTCACGGAAGAACAAATGAAATTAGTAAAAGGATTACACCTATTAACGATTAAGCCTGTTCTGTATGTGGCTAATGTTAGCGAGGACGATATTGCGGATCCATCTGAAAATGAATATGTTCAAAAGGTTCGTGAATATGCAGCAGCTGATAACGCTGAAGTGATTGTTGTCTGCGCGAAAATTGAGGAAGAAATTGCTGAGCTTGAGGGCGATGAAAAGGCGATGTTCCTTTCTGAACTTGGTATTGAAGAATCCGGTCTAGACCAGTTAATCCGTGCGGCATATAATTTGCTTGGTTTAGCCACTTACTTCACAGCTGGAGTTCAGGAAGTTCGTGCATGGACATTCAGAAAGGGAATGAAGGCTCCGCAATGTGCGGGTGTTATTCACTCTGACTTCGAACGTGGATTTATCCGTGCGGAAACAGTATCCTACGATGACCTTCTAGCAGCAGGAAGCCACAACGCAGCGAAAGAAGCTGGAAAAGTTCGCCTAGAAGGAAAAGAATACGAAGTAAAAGACGGCGACGTCATCCACTTCCGTTTCAACGTATAG
- a CDS encoding YybS family protein translates to MKNVHKLTEGAILLATMAALIAISVYVPILGSIVNIAVPIPFILFSAKNNVKFISAFFLASILISFLAGSFIGLALMLFYGSVGVGIGYLLQKNKSRSFILLTSTLILTIGIVVFYSASAAFFHMDIIHELKTSVNQSLKQSEELLRAQGQEEQIDKLHKQSADMINQLTTLAPSLVIFTAISVSFVIQWISFPIVRRFGVKAQPWGSFRNLSLPKSLLWYYLIDLGAMFLFHPHVGTYGYAVIINVKYLLEIFIMVQGLAFLFFIFHQRSVAKGLGVLVVILTLMIPVVRYIILILGITDLGFDFRKQFEKKE, encoded by the coding sequence GTGAAAAATGTACATAAACTAACAGAGGGTGCTATTCTTTTAGCTACAATGGCAGCTCTCATCGCAATAAGTGTTTATGTTCCCATCTTGGGTTCTATTGTAAATATTGCTGTTCCAATACCGTTTATTTTATTTTCGGCGAAAAATAATGTGAAATTCATTTCTGCTTTCTTTTTGGCAAGTATCTTGATATCCTTCCTTGCAGGATCTTTCATTGGACTGGCTCTCATGTTGTTCTATGGTTCAGTTGGAGTTGGTATCGGTTATTTGTTACAAAAAAATAAGAGTAGAAGTTTTATTTTACTTACTAGCACGCTTATCCTTACGATTGGGATCGTTGTTTTTTATAGTGCTTCAGCTGCTTTTTTTCATATGGACATCATTCATGAACTGAAGACCTCTGTAAACCAATCATTGAAACAATCGGAAGAGTTATTAAGGGCGCAAGGGCAAGAGGAACAAATTGATAAACTGCATAAGCAAAGTGCTGATATGATCAATCAGCTCACGACCCTTGCTCCATCGTTAGTGATTTTCACTGCAATCTCTGTTTCCTTTGTCATTCAGTGGATAAGCTTCCCAATTGTAAGAAGGTTTGGGGTAAAGGCCCAGCCATGGGGAAGTTTCCGTAACCTTTCCCTGCCAAAAAGTCTATTATGGTATTATTTAATTGATTTAGGTGCTATGTTTCTGTTTCACCCGCATGTGGGTACATACGGATATGCTGTAATAATCAATGTTAAATACCTATTAGAGATATTTATAATGGTGCAAGGTCTTGCATTTTTATTTTTTATTTTCCACCAAAGGTCAGTTGCAAAAGGACTTGGTGTGCTTGTTGTAATTCTTACTTTGATGATTCCAGTAGTCCGTTATATAATATTGATATTGGGCATTACTGATTTAGGCTTTGATTTTCGAAAGCAGTTTGAAAAGAAAGAGTAA
- the yyaC gene encoding spore protease YyaC, whose product MNLKPSLFDRRANTRISHEEVHAAEHLAEDLLAHIPRVTNRPIVFVCIGTDRSTGDSLGPLVGTLLEEKKLTSFHVYGTLDEPIHAVNLAEKLKEIQSKHVEPYIIGIDACLGRMKNVGVIQVGTGPVKPGAGVNKDLPAVGDIHITGIVNVSGFMEFFVLQNTRLNLVMKMAKTIANGIYQANLLYPKKNWTELNWVEEERTN is encoded by the coding sequence GTGAATCTGAAACCAAGCCTTTTTGACAGACGGGCTAATACACGCATTAGTCACGAAGAAGTCCATGCTGCAGAACATTTAGCTGAAGATTTATTAGCTCATATCCCAAGAGTAACCAACCGCCCAATTGTTTTTGTTTGTATCGGAACAGACCGCTCGACAGGAGACTCATTAGGCCCGCTTGTCGGTACATTGTTGGAAGAAAAGAAACTCACTTCTTTCCATGTGTACGGAACATTAGATGAGCCTATTCATGCGGTGAATCTGGCAGAAAAACTAAAAGAGATCCAATCTAAACATGTGGAACCATATATCATCGGAATCGATGCATGTTTGGGAAGGATGAAGAATGTCGGTGTCATACAAGTAGGTACAGGTCCTGTCAAGCCGGGTGCTGGTGTGAACAAGGACCTTCCAGCGGTGGGCGATATACATATCACTGGCATTGTGAATGTAAGTGGATTTATGGAGTTTTTTGTTTTACAAAATACACGATTAAATTTAGTCATGAAAATGGCTAAAACAATCGCAAATGGAATTTATCAGGCCAACCTTCTTTATCCTAAGAAGAACTGGACTGAATTAAATTGGGTAGAAGAAGAGAGGACAAATTAA
- a CDS encoding ParB/RepB/Spo0J family partition protein: MAKGLGKGLNAFFANVEPGKEEAVQEIKLKELRPNPYQPRKTFHQDSIDELRDSIIEHGILQPLVVRKSIKGYEIVVGERRFRAAKEAKLETVPAVVRELSEQQMMELAVLENLQREDLNPIEEGQAYQTLMEKLKLTQEEVAKRLGKSRPHIANHIRLLQLPQKIQELISAEKITMGHGRALLGLRQKAKLPTVVEKVVNEGLNVRQLEKLIQQLNEDVSRETKKPEKKKDVFLQEREHVLRERFGTTVNIKQNKNKGKIEIEFFSQEDLERILEMLDREETL, encoded by the coding sequence ATGGCTAAAGGTTTAGGAAAAGGCCTGAATGCATTTTTTGCGAATGTTGAACCTGGGAAGGAAGAGGCAGTCCAAGAAATCAAGCTGAAAGAACTGCGTCCAAACCCTTATCAGCCGCGAAAAACCTTCCATCAAGACTCCATCGATGAATTAAGAGATTCCATCATTGAACATGGAATTCTGCAGCCTCTCGTGGTTAGAAAAAGTATTAAGGGCTATGAAATTGTCGTAGGTGAACGTCGTTTCCGTGCAGCAAAAGAAGCGAAATTGGAAACTGTCCCGGCCGTTGTTCGTGAGTTATCTGAGCAGCAGATGATGGAGTTAGCGGTACTGGAAAATTTACAACGGGAAGATTTAAATCCCATTGAAGAAGGACAAGCCTACCAAACATTAATGGAGAAGCTTAAGCTCACACAGGAAGAAGTAGCAAAGCGGTTAGGAAAAAGCCGTCCACATATTGCTAACCATATCCGTCTGCTCCAGCTTCCGCAGAAAATCCAGGAACTAATCTCGGCTGAGAAAATTACGATGGGACATGGTCGTGCCTTACTTGGACTAAGACAGAAAGCAAAATTGCCAACTGTCGTGGAAAAGGTCGTGAACGAGGGGCTAAATGTCCGTCAGTTAGAAAAATTAATTCAGCAATTAAATGAAGATGTTTCACGTGAAACAAAGAAGCCGGAAAAGAAAAAGGATGTCTTCCTCCAAGAACGGGAGCATGTTCTTCGTGAGCGCTTTGGAACCACAGTAAACATTAAACAGAACAAAAATAAGGGTAAAATTGAAATAGAATTTTTCTCTCAAGAGGATCTCGAGCGAATCCTAGAAATGCTAGATCGCGAGGAAACCTTATAA
- a CDS encoding DUF554 domain-containing protein has protein sequence MFLLGTLVNGLLIIIGTLIGKALNRIPEGMKVTVMYAIGMSVMVLGLQMGLKSENFLIVIISLVGGAVTGELLKLEEKLNDLGQWLESKVGSNGKGSISEGFVTATLIFVIGAMAILGALDSGIRGDHDVLYTKALIDGFTALILTTTLGIGVIFSAIPVVLYEGIIALFATQIDRFVPQALMDQFIVEMTATGGIMIFAIGLNLTGMTKIKVANLLPGIVIVGICVTVIYYYHKFF, from the coding sequence ATGTTCTTATTAGGCACATTGGTAAACGGACTTTTAATCATTATCGGTACACTTATTGGAAAAGCACTAAACCGAATCCCTGAAGGAATGAAAGTAACCGTCATGTACGCCATCGGTATGTCTGTGATGGTACTTGGACTTCAGATGGGATTAAAAAGTGAAAACTTCTTGATCGTTATCATCAGCTTGGTAGGTGGAGCTGTAACCGGAGAACTACTAAAATTAGAAGAAAAGTTAAATGATCTGGGACAATGGCTTGAATCGAAGGTTGGGTCAAATGGAAAAGGAAGCATTTCCGAAGGGTTCGTTACGGCAACTCTAATCTTTGTCATTGGGGCAATGGCAATCCTCGGTGCACTAGATAGTGGAATTCGAGGTGATCATGATGTATTGTATACAAAAGCACTGATTGACGGATTTACCGCACTCATCTTAACGACTACTCTTGGAATTGGCGTAATCTTCTCTGCTATTCCAGTCGTGCTTTATGAAGGAATAATTGCCTTATTTGCTACGCAAATTGATCGTTTCGTTCCACAGGCACTAATGGACCAGTTTATTGTCGAAATGACAGCTACAGGCGGAATCATGATCTTTGCCATTGGCTTAAATCTAACAGGAATGACAAAAATTAAAGTGGCTAATCTATTGCCTGGGATAGTGATAGTGGGTATCTGTGTGACAGTTATTTATTATTACCATAAGTTTTTCTAA
- the ssb gene encoding single-stranded DNA-binding protein — MMNRVVLVGRLTKDPDLRYTPNGVPVATFTLAVNRPFSSQAGEREADFINCVVWRKPAENVANFLKKGSLAGVDGRIQTRNYEGQDGKRVYVTEVQAESVQFLEPKSSSGGGGGRGDNDYFGAPPREPQGNQYGGGNQNQRQYQNQNQNQNKGFTRMDEDPFAGNGQIDISDDDLPF; from the coding sequence ATGATGAATCGTGTCGTGCTTGTTGGCCGTTTAACAAAAGATCCTGATTTGCGCTATACGCCAAATGGGGTTCCTGTTGCTACTTTTACTCTAGCAGTTAATCGACCATTTTCTAGTCAAGCAGGTGAGCGTGAAGCAGACTTTATTAACTGTGTTGTTTGGCGTAAACCGGCTGAAAATGTAGCGAACTTCTTGAAAAAGGGCAGTCTTGCAGGTGTTGATGGTCGTATTCAAACCCGCAACTATGAAGGACAAGATGGTAAACGTGTTTACGTTACAGAGGTTCAAGCAGAGAGCGTTCAGTTCTTAGAACCTAAAAGCTCGTCTGGCGGCGGCGGTGGAAGAGGCGACAATGATTATTTCGGTGCACCACCAAGGGAACCGCAAGGAAACCAATATGGAGGCGGCAATCAGAATCAACGCCAGTACCAAAATCAAAACCAAAATCAAAATAAAGGTTTTACTCGTATGGATGAAGACCCATTTGCAGGAAATGGCCAAATTGACATTTCTGATGATGATCTTCCATTCTAA
- a CDS encoding molybdopterin-dependent oxidoreductase: protein MKEIRKAACPLNCWDSCGFNVTIENDKVVKVEGDPTHPITKGKICGRGRMLETRTNSSQRLLHPLKKVNGQFEQISWKQALNEIASKLREVKEHYGPTAVLHSHDYANNGILKNLDQRFFNCYGGVTELYGSLCWGAGIEAQKWDFGNAYSHGPEDITNSKHIVIWGRNVARTNMHLYEKLLEVKKQGAKIYVIDPLYNATAKIADRYISIKPGMDGLLAAAIIKEMLRLGMEDREFIEASTHGFTDLVDLLDGITIEKLSEMTEVPHEVINELAKIYSDKPTATYMGLGLQRYQNGGNTIRFIDALVAISGNIGIAGGGANYANLQVGQSFSYDELTLPHRKQSQRQFSIMKQAEEVLAAVDPEIKMIVVTCGNPITQVPDTTIVEKAFSSVETLVVIEQFMTDTAMLADYVLPTTTAFEEEDIYYSSMYHHYVNYGPKLVSSAGEAKSDLWIWTELAKRLGFGEDFDFSREEWLKMTFQSLEQKGVTLEALKEKHTVELPVEQIPWQDHRFQTPTGKFEFTTLLGGSLKLAVPEESKWKNPKLAENYPYSLLTIHPLRSNHSQNYHIFPSKPKMKVEIASNIAEQKNLQNGDFVRVWNERGEVKGTISILATAHPNTVNIDEGIWKEFGGSVNNLTSSRESDNGLGSTLYDCLVNLEKIM from the coding sequence TTGAAAGAAATACGAAAGGCAGCGTGTCCTTTAAACTGTTGGGACAGCTGCGGTTTTAACGTAACAATAGAAAACGATAAAGTAGTGAAAGTGGAAGGCGACCCCACCCATCCCATAACAAAAGGGAAAATTTGTGGACGAGGCAGGATGCTCGAAACAAGAACTAACTCCAGCCAAAGGCTATTGCATCCCTTAAAGAAGGTCAACGGCCAATTTGAACAGATCTCCTGGAAACAAGCCCTAAATGAAATTGCTTCAAAACTAAGGGAAGTTAAAGAGCACTACGGACCAACAGCAGTTTTGCACAGCCATGATTATGCCAATAATGGCATCTTGAAAAACTTAGACCAGCGCTTTTTTAACTGCTATGGCGGCGTAACAGAACTGTATGGCTCCCTTTGCTGGGGTGCAGGTATTGAAGCGCAAAAATGGGATTTTGGGAATGCATATAGCCATGGACCTGAAGATATTACGAATAGCAAGCACATCGTTATTTGGGGAAGAAATGTGGCAAGAACCAACATGCACTTATATGAAAAGTTACTGGAAGTAAAAAAGCAAGGTGCTAAAATCTATGTCATTGATCCTCTGTACAATGCGACAGCAAAAATAGCAGACCGATACATTTCGATTAAGCCGGGGATGGATGGATTATTGGCTGCGGCGATTATTAAAGAAATGCTTCGACTAGGAATGGAAGACCGGGAGTTTATTGAAGCGTCTACCCATGGTTTTACTGATTTAGTAGACCTTTTAGATGGGATCACGATTGAAAAACTAAGTGAAATGACAGAAGTACCTCATGAAGTGATTAACGAGTTAGCAAAAATCTACAGTGATAAACCAACTGCTACTTATATGGGCTTAGGATTACAAAGGTATCAAAACGGCGGGAATACGATTCGTTTCATTGATGCCCTCGTTGCCATCAGCGGAAACATTGGAATTGCTGGTGGCGGGGCCAATTATGCAAATCTACAAGTAGGTCAAAGTTTTTCCTATGATGAGCTGACCCTTCCCCATCGCAAACAAAGTCAGCGGCAGTTTTCCATTATGAAGCAGGCAGAAGAAGTATTAGCAGCTGTTGATCCGGAAATTAAGATGATTGTTGTCACATGTGGGAATCCAATTACACAGGTTCCAGATACAACTATTGTGGAGAAGGCATTCTCATCAGTAGAAACACTTGTAGTCATAGAACAGTTTATGACAGACACAGCCATGCTAGCTGATTATGTATTGCCAACCACCACTGCTTTTGAGGAAGAGGATATTTATTATTCTTCCATGTATCATCATTATGTTAATTATGGCCCTAAACTGGTCTCTTCTGCCGGTGAAGCGAAGTCTGACTTATGGATCTGGACAGAGTTAGCGAAACGCTTAGGATTTGGTGAGGACTTTGATTTTTCTAGAGAAGAATGGCTAAAGATGACATTCCAATCATTAGAACAAAAAGGTGTGACGCTTGAGGCACTAAAAGAAAAGCATACGGTGGAACTGCCTGTTGAACAAATACCTTGGCAGGATCACCGGTTCCAAACGCCTACAGGAAAGTTTGAATTTACAACTCTGCTAGGTGGTTCTTTAAAGCTAGCCGTACCAGAGGAGTCGAAATGGAAAAATCCAAAGCTTGCAGAAAACTATCCATATAGTTTGTTAACGATTCATCCATTACGCTCGAATCATTCGCAAAACTACCACATCTTCCCTTCTAAGCCGAAGATGAAAGTAGAAATTGCCTCTAATATTGCTGAACAGAAAAATTTACAAAATGGTGATTTTGTCAGGGTATGGAATGAACGTGGTGAAGTAAAAGGAACGATCTCGATATTAGCGACCGCTCATCCGAACACGGTCAATATCGATGAAGGCATATGGAAAGAGTTCGGTGGTTCAGTTAATAATCTAACCTCCAGCAGGGAATCCGATAATGGGCTTGGAAGTACATTATATGATTGTCTTGTAAACCTAGAAAAAATTATGTAA
- the rpsF gene encoding 30S ribosomal protein S6: protein MNKYEIMYIIRPNIEEEAKKALVERFNTILLDNGAETAETKDWGKRRLAYEINDFRDGYYQIAKTTSSADAVQEFSRLAKISEDIIRHIVIKEEA, encoded by the coding sequence ATGAATAAGTACGAAATCATGTACATCATCCGCCCAAACATTGAAGAGGAAGCGAAAAAAGCTCTAGTTGAGCGTTTTAACACAATTCTTCTTGACAATGGTGCGGAAACTGCTGAAACAAAAGATTGGGGTAAGCGCCGTCTTGCATACGAAATCAACGATTTCCGTGACGGATACTACCAAATCGCTAAAACTACATCTTCAGCTGATGCAGTACAAGAATTTTCTCGTCTTGCAAAAATCAGCGAAGATATCATTCGCCATATCGTAATTAAAGAAGAAGCTTAA
- a CDS encoding mechanosensitive ion channel family protein, giving the protein MSITEKGIQKIIDKFQNEDTWLNMGEGLLKIVAIIVISNILIRIGKVAIHNIFKIRNLSPLTTSVRREETLSKLLDNILSYVIYFIALMMILSVLGIDVKALIAGAGVVGLAVGFGAQNLVKDVISGFFIIFEDQFSVGDHVRLGQFEGNVQTIGLRTTKIKSWTGEVHILPNGSIMEVTNFSLNNSLAIIDVGIAYEEDIDKAEKVIRELLETMPEKYEELVKTPDYLGIQNFGPSEVIVRIVAETLPMQHAGVSRKIRKDIKLTLDEHGIEIPYPRMVMYAKDSGVKEPGV; this is encoded by the coding sequence ATGAGTATTACTGAAAAAGGTATTCAAAAAATAATTGATAAATTTCAAAATGAAGACACGTGGCTAAACATGGGTGAAGGTCTTTTAAAAATTGTTGCGATCATCGTCATCTCTAATATCTTAATTCGGATTGGAAAAGTAGCCATTCATAATATTTTTAAAATCAGAAATCTCTCCCCTCTTACTACTTCCGTAAGGCGCGAAGAGACTCTTTCCAAACTTCTCGATAATATTTTGTCATATGTTATTTATTTTATTGCCCTGATGATGATTCTTTCTGTTTTGGGAATTGATGTAAAAGCTCTCATAGCTGGAGCTGGAGTAGTGGGATTAGCCGTAGGTTTCGGTGCACAGAACCTGGTGAAAGATGTGATTTCCGGCTTCTTTATCATTTTTGAAGATCAGTTTTCAGTAGGTGACCATGTTCGTCTAGGGCAGTTCGAAGGGAATGTCCAAACCATTGGTTTAAGAACGACTAAAATAAAAAGCTGGACAGGTGAGGTCCATATTTTACCTAATGGTAGTATAATGGAGGTAACTAATTTCTCGCTTAATAATAGTCTTGCTATTATTGATGTGGGAATTGCCTACGAGGAAGATATTGATAAGGCTGAGAAGGTTATTCGTGAATTACTTGAAACCATGCCGGAAAAATATGAGGAACTAGTGAAAACACCCGATTATCTAGGGATTCAAAACTTTGGACCTTCAGAGGTAATCGTCAGGATTGTGGCTGAAACATTGCCAATGCAGCATGCAGGGGTTTCAAGGAAAATTCGTAAAGATATTAAATTGACCCTAGATGAACATGGAATTGAAATACCATATCCACGTATGGTCATGTATGCTAAAGATTCTGGAGTGAAAGAACCTGGAGTTTAA
- the rpsR gene encoding 30S ribosomal protein S18, protein MAGGRKGGRAKRRKVCYFTANGITRIDYKDVDLLKKFISERGKILPRRVTGTSAKYQRKLTVAIKRARQMALLPFVAGE, encoded by the coding sequence ATGGCAGGAGGACGTAAAGGCGGTCGCGCAAAGCGTCGTAAAGTGTGCTATTTCACAGCAAACGGCATCACTCGCATCGATTATAAAGATGTAGATTTACTAAAAAAATTCATCTCTGAGCGTGGAAAGATTTTACCACGTCGTGTAACTGGTACTAGCGCTAAATACCAACGTAAACTAACAGTTGCAATCAAACGTGCACGTCAAATGGCATTATTACCATTCGTGGCTGGAGAATAA
- a CDS encoding DUF951 domain-containing protein, with translation MEEKEFALNDVVEMKKQHPCGTNRWKIIRLGMDIRIKCEGCGHSVLIPRKEFSRKMKKILVKHEG, from the coding sequence ATGGAGGAAAAAGAATTTGCCTTAAATGATGTGGTTGAAATGAAAAAGCAACATCCTTGTGGAACGAACCGATGGAAGATTATTCGCCTTGGCATGGACATTAGGATTAAATGTGAAGGCTGCGGACATAGCGTATTAATTCCAAGAAAAGAATTTTCAAGGAAAATGAAAAAGATCTTAGTGAAGCATGAGGGCTAA